One Clarias gariepinus isolate MV-2021 ecotype Netherlands chromosome 5, CGAR_prim_01v2, whole genome shotgun sequence genomic region harbors:
- the wnt6b gene encoding protein Wnt-6 isoform X3 — protein MDPNSICRKTKRLGSKQAELCQNHPEIVAEVVKGARLGVRECQYQFRFRRWNCTSHNKYFGKILQQDIRETAFVYAITAAGVTHAVTQACSMGELLQCGCEAPPPRQADAPPIVDEAWDGGGAWEWGGCGDDVEFGYEKSKQFMDTKRRKGKSDIRTLIDLHNNEAGRLAVKNYMRTECKCHGLSGSCTLRTCWKKLPRFREVGNRLLDRFNGASKVMGGNDGKTLIPVGQNIKAPDKQDLIYSAESPDFCLPNRKTGSPGTKGRTCNSTALDVSGCDLLCCERGYRDEVVIMEENCLCRFHWCCVVQCKKCSVRKELSLCH, from the exons GTCAGAACCATCCGGAAATTGTGGCAGAAGTGGTAAAGGGAGCGCGGCTCGGAGTGAGAGAGTGTCAATACCAGTTCCGTTTCCGGCGCTGGAACTGCACCAGCCACAACAAGTACTTCGGAAAAATCCTACAACAGg ATATTCGTGAGACCGCATTTGTGTATGCCATCACGGCGGCTGGTGTGACTCATGCAGTAACTCAGGCTTGCAGCATGGGGGAGCTGCTGCAGTGTGGCTgtgaagccccgccccctcgCCAGGCTGATGCTCCACCTATTGTTGATGAGGCATGGGATGGGGGCGGGGCCTGGGAGTGGGGAGGTTGTGGTGATGACGTGGAATTTGGCTACGAAAAATCCAAACAGTTTATGGACACCAAGCGGCGGAAGGGCAAGAGTGACATCCGCACTCTCATTGACCTGCACAACAACGAGGCCGGGCGGctg gCAGTGAAAAACTACATGAGGACTGAATGCAAATGCCATGGGCTGTCGGGTTCCTGCACACTGCGTACCTGCTGGAAGAAATTACCTCGGTTCCGGGAAGTGGGCAATCGTCTTTTAGACCGTTTCAATGGTGCATCTAAGGTTATGGGAGGCAATGATGGAAAGACATTGATTCCTGTTGGCCAGAACATAAAAGCTCCAGATAAACAGGATCTGATCTATTCGGCTGAGTCTCCAGATTTCTGTCTTCCAAATAGGAAGACCGGCTCTCCGGGGACCAAGGGGAGAACCTGCAACAGCACAGCATTGGATGTGAGCGGGTGTGACCTGCTGTGCTGTGAGAGAGGGTATCGAGATGAGGTTGTCATTATGGAGGAGAACTGCCTTTGTCGGTTCCACTGGTGTTGCGTCGTCCAGTGTAAAAAGTGTTCAGTCCGCAAGGAACTCAGTCTTTGTCATTAA
- the wnt6b gene encoding protein Wnt-6 isoform X2 translates to MAVGSPLVMDPNSICRKTKRLGSKQAELCQNHPEIVAEVVKGARLGVRECQYQFRFRRWNCTSHNKYFGKILQQDIRETAFVYAITAAGVTHAVTQACSMGELLQCGCEAPPPRQADAPPIVDEAWDGGGAWEWGGCGDDVEFGYEKSKQFMDTKRRKGKSDIRTLIDLHNNEAGRLAVKNYMRTECKCHGLSGSCTLRTCWKKLPRFREVGNRLLDRFNGASKVMGGNDGKTLIPVGQNIKAPDKQDLIYSAESPDFCLPNRKTGSPGTKGRTCNSTALDVSGCDLLCCERGYRDEVVIMEENCLCRFHWCCVVQCKKCSVRKELSLCH, encoded by the exons GTCAGAACCATCCGGAAATTGTGGCAGAAGTGGTAAAGGGAGCGCGGCTCGGAGTGAGAGAGTGTCAATACCAGTTCCGTTTCCGGCGCTGGAACTGCACCAGCCACAACAAGTACTTCGGAAAAATCCTACAACAGg ATATTCGTGAGACCGCATTTGTGTATGCCATCACGGCGGCTGGTGTGACTCATGCAGTAACTCAGGCTTGCAGCATGGGGGAGCTGCTGCAGTGTGGCTgtgaagccccgccccctcgCCAGGCTGATGCTCCACCTATTGTTGATGAGGCATGGGATGGGGGCGGGGCCTGGGAGTGGGGAGGTTGTGGTGATGACGTGGAATTTGGCTACGAAAAATCCAAACAGTTTATGGACACCAAGCGGCGGAAGGGCAAGAGTGACATCCGCACTCTCATTGACCTGCACAACAACGAGGCCGGGCGGctg gCAGTGAAAAACTACATGAGGACTGAATGCAAATGCCATGGGCTGTCGGGTTCCTGCACACTGCGTACCTGCTGGAAGAAATTACCTCGGTTCCGGGAAGTGGGCAATCGTCTTTTAGACCGTTTCAATGGTGCATCTAAGGTTATGGGAGGCAATGATGGAAAGACATTGATTCCTGTTGGCCAGAACATAAAAGCTCCAGATAAACAGGATCTGATCTATTCGGCTGAGTCTCCAGATTTCTGTCTTCCAAATAGGAAGACCGGCTCTCCGGGGACCAAGGGGAGAACCTGCAACAGCACAGCATTGGATGTGAGCGGGTGTGACCTGCTGTGCTGTGAGAGAGGGTATCGAGATGAGGTTGTCATTATGGAGGAGAACTGCCTTTGTCGGTTCCACTGGTGTTGCGTCGTCCAGTGTAAAAAGTGTTCAGTCCGCAAGGAACTCAGTCTTTGTCATTAA